A region from the Mycolicibacterium phlei genome encodes:
- a CDS encoding MspA family porin → MKNTSAPVTARRPVRRVCATLAASLLAGATIVTAASASAEPEAAEPVAPGPVAVPSAPPVSAKTADGWTLALSANSETLTPAPPLHPEAPSRDFIVSALFNGTLRNASGGTSPTPTGTIEAGYQVQCIGGGMAAMMKPAIVNIEVVKEKFTGADPSVAINAYRIQADCHGQTFIRPYAILTRTTNAVDSVVAYYGISHPV, encoded by the coding sequence ATGAAGAACACATCAGCCCCGGTCACCGCGCGGCGGCCGGTACGCCGGGTATGCGCAACGCTGGCGGCGTCGCTGCTGGCAGGCGCGACCATCGTCACGGCGGCAAGCGCATCGGCTGAACCGGAGGCCGCCGAGCCGGTGGCGCCCGGACCGGTTGCGGTGCCGTCGGCGCCACCGGTGTCCGCCAAGACCGCCGACGGGTGGACGCTGGCGCTGTCGGCCAACAGCGAGACCCTGACCCCCGCCCCTCCCCTGCATCCCGAGGCACCCTCACGCGACTTCATCGTCAGCGCGCTGTTCAACGGCACCCTGCGCAACGCGAGCGGGGGCACCAGCCCGACCCCGACCGGAACGATCGAAGCCGGCTACCAGGTTCAGTGCATCGGCGGCGGGATGGCGGCGATGATGAAGCCCGCCATCGTGAACATCGAGGTCGTCAAGGAGAAGTTCACCGGCGCGGATCCCTCTGTCGCCATCAACGCCTATCGGATTCAGGCGGACTGCCACGGCCAGACGTTCATCCGGCCCTACGCCATCCTGACCCGCACCACCAACGCCGTTGACTCGGTGGTCGCCTACTACGGCATCTCGCACCCCGTGTGA